Part of the Deltaproteobacteria bacterium genome, GATCGATAAGGATAATGCTTCTATTCTGGCAAAGGATATAAGTCCCGACCAATTGCTGGTGAAGCTGTCTGAATTATTAAATTAAACCCTTTCTGCGTGGCTGAAAGAAATAAAATATTTTTCATCTCCGATGCCCATCTTGGACTTTATCCGGCGAACCGCAGCGCTGAACGTGAAAAAATGCTGGTTCAATGGCTCGACAGTATAAAAGGGGAGGCGGGCGAAATCTACCTGCTGGGGGACATTTTTGATTTCTGGCATGAATACCGTAAGGTTATCCCAAGGGGTTTTACCCGTTTTCTTGGCAAACTGGCCGAAATATCGGATAACGGTACGAAAATCCATTTTTTTACCGGTAATCATGATGTCTGGGTGTATGATTACCTGCCGGCAGAAATAGGGCTGACAATTTACCGCGAGCCTGTCACAAGGGACCTTGATGGATACAGCTTCTTCATCGGCCATGGTGACGGAGTTGGCAAAGGCGATGCAGGGTATAAGATTTTAAAGGCGGTTTTTACCAACCGTACCCTCCAGTGGTTCTTTGCCCGCATCCATCCGAATGCTTCCCTTGCCTTAGGCCACCGCTGGTCGCGTTCAAGCCGCTTCGCCAAGGGAATTATTGCCGAGCCTTACCGTGGTGATGAACGCGAATGGCAGGTTGCCTTTGCCCGTGAAACTATAAAATCGCAGCCTTTTGATTATTTTATTTTCGGCCACCGGCATCTGCCCTTTGATATCCGTATCGGTGAAAAAACCCGCGTTATCAACCTGGGAGACTGGATCACGAACTTCACCTATGCCGTATGGCATAACAATACCCTTGAACTCCATTCCATTCTGCCGGAAAAGGAGAAGGAAATACTGAGGAAAAGCATTCCGCTTCTTCCGTAAAAATCGGATTACCCATCGAGTAGGAGGAAAATAAAATAGTTTTCCTCCTATTTTATTTTCCGACCTCTCACACCACCGTACGTACCGTTCGGTATACGGCGGTTCTTTAAGAAACAATTCTGACTTTTCGATAGTAATCCGACAAGAAGATAAAGTTGTAATGGTTGTATTAAGGATGTGGCTGTTGGCAGTATGCCAATAGCTTTTCCTTGTGTTCGCCCACTCATAAGCC contains:
- a CDS encoding UDP-2,3-diacylglucosamine diphosphatase; this translates as MAERNKIFFISDAHLGLYPANRSAEREKMLVQWLDSIKGEAGEIYLLGDIFDFWHEYRKVIPRGFTRFLGKLAEISDNGTKIHFFTGNHDVWVYDYLPAEIGLTIYREPVTRDLDGYSFFIGHGDGVGKGDAGYKILKAVFTNRTLQWFFARIHPNASLALGHRWSRSSRFAKGIIAEPYRGDEREWQVAFARETIKSQPFDYFIFGHRHLPFDIRIGEKTRVINLGDWITNFTYAVWHNNTLELHSILPEKEKEILRKSIPLLP